The Asterias rubens chromosome 1, eAstRub1.3, whole genome shotgun sequence genome segment AGATTGCGGctgcttcgtaaccctccggcctgtgcagccgtcgggaggagggttaggttatcgcaactaactaGAACAATGAGTGACTAATAAATTAGTATGACTGAGGACGTGAGGTTCAATCCGCTATCGTCTCGGCCGGCTCGAGACGCTATCGTCTCGAGACGATAGTTGAAGTTGAACGAACCTCATATACTAAGTATAGATAGGATAgtaatagttctaggagtagagcCAACCCAACTTACCcatgggcggggggggggggtcatgaaCCGCCGCCCACTGGTGTCGGAATTAACATACTTTATCGTTACCCCTACTAAAAAACATGCTAAAAACATAGCTCAATAATTACAACACACATTATATCACGTACACAAAACACGTCATCTGCCCTTACCTCTGTAAAAAGTTAACGAAAGTTTGTACAAAGCAGGCAGTGGAAATCCCCACTTCGCCTCAATATCTTCAGTATCTTCCACCTCCGCACTGCCGTTCAATGTCGCTGGAGACTCCTCGTCGACTGTCGGTGTTAAGCCGTCTGGAGAAACTCGGAAATCAGCCATAGCAAACACCGGTTTATCGTCCGGATTTCGCAGATCTCCAGCCACGTATTCGATTATAACACGGCGTCTAGGGCAGTACGGTTTCCTGTTTCTTGAAATGCCTGTTACGCGTAAATTGTCTTTGTGGAGAGCACCTGACTCGGGCTATTTTCGGTTTTTATGttttacagcgccctctatatagAAAATTCTTTACTTTTAGCAGACGACAGGAAACTGATTTATAACAAGATTTTTAGATGTTTTTTATGAAAAGTGTAAACTTTGTATCATTGTTTCTAGAAAAGTATCATAATATCCTTTGGAGCATTGGGATGCAATTTTCTTAGTttccttaattttgttgttttaattttggcaGAAACAGcaatttatgaaaaaaatatcaacaaactTTTGCTTGCAGTCAAATGAGATTTAAAGTTAAAGTTTGAAAAGGTTTGAAGAAAACATTGGCTACTTTCTCAAGCCCTACCCCTCCCCTATTTGAACAATTCAATTAATATAACTGAATATATACACAAGAATAGCTAAACACAAAATTACTTTACATTAaggtaaacatttattttgtcttacaaggtgctttattttatttgtttacacacattatatacaaaaaaatacaataatttatATACACTTTCTTCCCAAATCTTCCATACATAATTCAGCTCCAGaaagaattttaaaaagctATCATGATAAAAACATCAAATCAAATACATCTTTAAAAATTCTGTGCAGAAGATATTATAATTATAGTCGCAATAAAGACAATTTCTTATGATATTCTTGATTGATTGAAGGTTTTCTTGTTGATGTTTAAAAGATTGTTTAcccaatttttatcaaatagATTGAATTTTCGCAGAGGTCTAAATGTGCCCTCTGTACATCCACTTTACCAATccttaacattatttttaaacttaGAGCATTTCACTTACTTTACTATAAAATGTTATGGGTTCTAAAATACAATTCTACATCGGATCTTGTAAGAAGTTTTGCAAAGGTGGTTGACATCATCTTCACTCCCCTAAATGTTCACGTAGTTGCTCTTCCTTTAGGGAAGGCCCAACACCATTGTACCGTTTCAACTTGACCATATGTAAAATCAATCGTACATGAATCAATATGAAATCTATAAATTGCAAtaacttttttctcaaaatattttgggaggttaaaaataatatatcaaGGTAGCCCTATTTGTAAGCTTTGTAGTGGTGTATAATGTTAACCAGTTTATGAGAGGTAAACCAGTCTGTTCAATCAATAAACTGAGCACATGatcattctttaaaaaaaaatccagtttgATTTTGGAAGGGTTTAAAATACTATAATAATATGCCATTAAAGACTAACTTTTGCACCCCTTGTATTTATTCCCTCCAATAAAGTCTAGCAAGGGTCACACTTCAAATACACGTTTTACAATGTACTTGTTTTAAAACCGGTAAAGCAAGACTTGACTGAGTTTAGCCAATTTGTTGCGTcacatttttatgaaatttgggcccatttttttttcatttctgaaTTAATCTTTAAGATATAAAATACCATCGTGGCTACCTAATTCCTCCCTCCTCATTTCTCCCAAGTCTACCTCTTGGTTCCATTCTTAGCTAACTCTTCTTTCTTGAGTTCCTTCATATATTTGTTGTAGGTGAAGTTATCAGCGATTGGACCGGTGATACTCTTCCTCTCCAGGTACATCCCCATCTTCTCACGATGAGGGAGGGATATACTACGGTTCCAGTAAGGCTCTTCAATATCTAGGAGGTCCCTTACACTTTTGGAAATGTGCTGTGAAGTCATAAGaggaaacaattttttaaaaaaacatgagcaaatATTTTCTCCCTGaaaaaaaccccccaaaaacaagtaaaatgtTAAGGATCATGTGTGGACATGCTGAAAGGTAtggtgtttttaaaattattttcctttgaccacacaattttcacaggtttgttactatgtattgaccccttgcacgacAGCACACacgcgactgtgccacgctcaccattttgaaggtcaataggtttacgtgtaaacgccgcgtcgcctaaaatgcacacttcactgaataacacagttacattgcccaccagtatagTGGTTAAAAGATTATTCTGACGATGACCTCAGCTGAATTTGGTCAATACTATGATAGTTAATCACACAAAATATGAACACAGTCTTAGactgttttgtcagctctacaaGTAATAAGGGTCTTCATTACAAATGGGAAATTCTTACACTACATTTTgataactttttgtttgtcgttaccaatattggaataaatgtctaAACTTACTTTTGTCTTAATTGATTTCAGTCAAACCAGTATAAATTTACCTCATAGTTATTGtacaataatacatgtatagtgaCTTGTTTGTAGTGTTATCATGGCTGATAAAATACAGCAGTATTTTGTAAAAGAAATGACTGATTACTAAggatttttttactttttttttttttttttttttaaacttctatTGTACATACTCTTTAGCACAAACTAAACGTAAGAATTTATCTAGAAGGATAGAGCCAGGGGTCGCTAGTACAT includes the following:
- the LOC117296452 gene encoding sterile alpha motif domain-containing protein 15-like; translated protein: MADATIRAEAMEPSCLRWSSDQVADWMADLGYPQYRECFTTNRIDGRKLILVDASHLPSLGITDFEHIKHISKSVRDLLDIEEPYWNRSISLPHREKMGMYLERKSITGPIADNFTYNKYMKELKKEELAKNGTKR